One genomic region from Leishmania panamensis strain MHOM/PA/94/PSC-1 chromosome 10 sequence encodes:
- a CDS encoding hypothetical protein (TriTrypDB/GeneDB-style sysID: LpmP.10.0100) — translation MPHETHVLRFKVVTVECPTMPTGQQYTIMYHRGRTSRSTPCYTAQSGVVNFATMPEGAALVHFRSGHGGMRYAPKYIRFMVEEYTRGQPRRLVGEAEVDCTQVLKDYSSSGSGILTVVFRLYGNAAKMQIAILVYPEHALPLSFDGLIDPNEATVLPPPQSVKVMNRGEAMMILMGLETLLERRRTMELEGQKKPQSREEKQLEELIKIRKALVNSEGLATEVIKTRCEEVVAMQYIAHARKYRNNFIGETGAYLREMAISNGDDFISDEGGKKGTTVLEQLNRVNHSIEDVRDQVKRLKEEQIALDRIQPKTDLTEDGRKNLDKVAALEKKLQLLQQSRTALTDALKKQAAKKDTPLSREMAAINARIAALNAEQQQMTPKIQHMMEVATSHVVKWARSKNPPEPEIRNRINVLRDTSDKDRDIFDGLLDDAGTSQNSNEPTTLADMQHKHVLKLLKGLAVTAPPPTAHSAASSSSSSGHRTPQNVFDGAGLPAMGDFSVTKKVEEEESAAKKPNAIAESVREDSPTPAREDPLKPSGLGIDMFSSTPASAIASTVQAGLPSMGDFMHSSASLRQQGLEPVFDFGTVLQAASVSPQMDSNFVLEPQRSEQPTSSFATAPPAVTNSYNKKDDPYYDEMDDFTVPAGTNNAKNYGTVEIVGDFPDFGNDGNSSVRADRDISSSPGYAAPRPTFDFGPSGGGDESSGMRGMALPAEAFSFGAAATDAPSANNRSDRSDHSDDPYRGVTNLPTYNFGS, via the coding sequence ATGCCTCACGAGACGCACGTGCTGCGCTTCAAGGTGGTCACGGTGGAGTGTCCGACCATGCCAACTGGCCAGCAGTACACTATCATGTACCACCGCGGCAGAACCAGCCGCTCCACTCCGTGCTACACTGCGCAAAGTGGTGTGGTCAACTTCGCCACTATGCCGGAAGGCGCAGCGCTAGTGCACTTCAGGAGTGGCCACGGCGGCATGCGCTATGCCCCTAAGTACATCCGCTTCATGGTGGAGGAGTACACGCGCGGCCAGCCCCGCCGGCtggtgggggaggcggaaGTGGACTGCACGCAGGTGCTAAAGGACTACAGCTCGTCCGGCTCAGGTATCCTCACCGTCGTCTTCCGCCTCTATGGCAACGCCGCCAAGATGCAGATTGCGATACTCGTGTACCCAGAACAtgcccttcctctctccttcgaTGGGCTAATCGACCCAAATGAGGCAACtgtactgccgccgccgcagtcggtGAAGGTGATGAACCGCGGCGAGGCCATGATGATACTGATGGGGCTGGAGACGCTGCtcgagcggcggcgcacgatGGAGCTGGAGGGGCAGAAGAAACCGCAGTCTcgcgaggagaagcagctggaggaacTGATCAAAATCCGCAAGGCCCTTGTGAACTCAGAAGGTCTGGCGACAGAGGTAATCAAGACCCGGtgtgaggaggtggtggccaTGCAGTACATCGCTCACGCCCGGAAGTACCGCAACAACTTCATCGGCGAGACTGGCGCGTACCTCCGCGAGATGGCCATCAGCAATGGCGATGACTTCATCAGCGACGAGGGAGGTAAAAAAGGCACAACagtgctggagcagctgaatCGGGTGAACCACAGCATTGAGGATGTGCGGGACCAAGTGAAGAggctgaaggaggagcagatCGCGCTCGACCGCATTCAGCCCAAGACAGACCTGACGGAGGACGGGCGCAAAAACCTCGACAAGGTGGCCGCCCTTGAGAAGaaactgcagctgctgcagcagtctCGCACAGCGCTAACGGACGCCTTGAAGAAGCAGGCCGCTAAGAAGGACACCCCACTGTCCAGGGAAATGGCTGCCATCAACGCTCGCATTGCCGCACTGAatgcggagcagcagcagatgacGCCGAAGATCCAGCACATGATGGAAGTGGCCACTTCACATGTGGTGAAGTGGGCCCGCAGCAAGAACCCACCTGAGCCGGAGATCAGGAATCGCATCAATGTCCTGCGAGACACCAGTGACAAGGATCGCGACATCTTCGACggcctcctcgacgacgccggcACATCGCAGAACTCGAATGAGCCCACCACGCTGGCTGACATGCAGCACAAGCACGTGCTGAAACTGCTCAAAGGACTCGCTGTCACCGCCCCGCCACCGACCGCCCATTCAgccgcctcgtcgtcctccagctccggCCACCGCACCCCACAGAACGTCTTCGATGGGGCGGGCCTGCCCGCCATGGGTGACTTCAGCGTCACCAAaaaggtggaggaagaggaatcTGCCGCCAAGAAACCCAACGCCATCGCGGAGTCGGTCCGTGAAGACTCCCCTACGCCTGCTCGTGAGGACCCGCTTAAGCCCTCTGGTCTCGGTATCGACATGTTCTCGTCGACGCCGGCGTCAGCTATCGCTTCCACCGTCCAAGCAGGGCTTCCCTCGATGGGCGATTTCATGCACTCTTCGGCATCGCTGAGGCAGCAGGGGCTGGAGCCTGTGTTTGACTTTGGCACCGTCCTGCAGGCGGCCTCGGTTTCCCCGCAGATGGACAGCAACTTTGTGCTGGAGCCGCAGAGATCCGAACAGCCGACTTCGAGTTTCGCCACCGCACCCCCTGCTGTCACAAACTCCTACAATAAGAAGGACGACCCGTACTATGACGAGATGGACGACTTTACGGTGCCAGCTGGCACCAACAACGCCAAAAATTACGGCACTGTAGAGATCGTGGGTGACTTTCCTGACTTTGGGAATGATGGGAACTCATCAGTTCGCGCCGATCGTGACATCAGCTCGTCGCCGGGCTATGCCGCGCCGCGCCCGACTTTCGACTTTGGTCcgagcggcggaggcgatgagTCGAGTGGGATGAGAGGCATGGCGTTGCCAGCCGAGGCTTTCTCCTTTGGCGCCGCGGCTACAGATGCACCGTCGGCGAACAACCGCTCCGATCGCTCCGACCACTCCGACGACCCGTACAGAGGCGTCACAAATCTGCCAACGTACAACTTCGGCAGCTGA
- a CDS encoding DEAD/DEAH box helicase, putative (TriTrypDB/GeneDB-style sysID: LpmP.10.0110) has protein sequence MHRHTHRMRARAQRCLHAALRSFRSALMCGAREAQCRGFVDTPVAGETVVSGMTVPNVLPQGLTAMGNPTPNDIYSSYAYPLDVCDASFKLYEESTTYAEDDTNRIFASATVHSYDPAILFSDLRPQEAHRELPNPTGGLGAGESGNSLLATDDPEAATRLAEDEESDAVIVAGQNKQGAAAMAAAMLDSRRPADGIAMVPAHPLPVVFPRSNGPPPPLRFKKFGPGDVHQTPAGKCARQAKCDNEEDANETLCGEVMESVRHIESYSLQHSIAWRIQVLDEHCKPTPIKHFQHFRELIDVLPARALQGLSESGFTRPTLLQSVAIPQLIRGCDVVGVTPDGSGVTVAYAVPSLAVLMKIKAMDAAREHERMAKAAESSSSSCGDVVAHPIVVVLCATRQTVLRTAAMYSSLAGEDVRLVAAYRPVGSDNEDYERIAMCRKEGCDVIVATPACLTRMVSEAHVALDRVHVLAVEKANHLLVVNPTPDGRTAMQYVEDIMRAVKGNGVAHQFSLWCAELEPPIETLVRKYMSPLTGTVMVTREEHTNVNVRQILYPLSSRDDRITAIQKLYDQGIIVKRDQVMVYCACRETVEEVTRELIKTLSAPSSMVRCVHSGLCFRKRNEVFKAFQQGDVRILVGTDAAMERLYVEELEHVIHYDLPALTEVYVQRVNQVGRSGRQGTSHTFLIPGDAHVPIITRFVERQTDHALNDTICKMVADIEAAGAENSWDAPVLRMQNHAVSKTTRRVRGRRAIRQRAESLSDFASARDKSPAG, from the coding sequence ATGCatagacacacgcacaggatGCGCGCACGTGCTCAGCGATGCCTTCATGCCGCACTGCGCAGCTTCCGGTCTGCACTCATGTGCGGCGCGCGTGAAGCCCAATGCCGCGGCTTTGTAGACACACCCGTTGCCGGTGAGACCGTTGTCTCGGGCATGACGGTGCCCAACGTGTTACCGCAGGGCTTGACTGCCATGGGTAACCCCACGCCGAACGATATCTACTCCTCGTACGCGTACCCGCTCGACGTGTGCGACGCTTCCTTCAAGCTGTACGAAGAGTCCACCACGTACGCCGAAGACGACACTAACCGCAtcttcgcctctgccacgGTACACAGCTACGACCCAGCCATCCTCTTCAGCGATCTGCGACCGCAAGAGGCGCATCGCGAGCTGCCCAACCCCACCGGCGGCCTCGGCGCTGGTGAATCAGGCAATTCGTTGCTGGCAACTGATGACCCAGAGGCAGCGACTCGACTAGCGGAAGATGAAGAGAGTGACGCCGTGATAGTCGCCGGACAGAACAAGCAaggtgcggctgcgatgGCTGCGGCGATGCTTGACTCGCGTCGCCCCGCTGACGGCATTGCCATGGTGCCGGCCCACCCGCTTCCAGTTGTCTTCCCACGGTCAAAcgggccgccgccgccactgcgcttCAAGAAGTTCGGCCCCGGAGATGTGCACCAGACACCCGCTGGAAAGTGCGCACGCCAGGCGAAGTGTGACAACGAAGAGGACGCTAACGAGACCCTGTGTGGTGAGGTTATGGAGAGCGTACGGCACATTGAGTCGTACAGCCTGCAGCACAGCATTGCGTGGCGGATCCAGGTGCTCGATGAGCACTGCAAGCCCACTCCCATAAAGCACTTTCAGCACTTCCGCGAGCTGATTGATGTGCTACCGGCGCGTGCATTGCAGGGGCTGAGTGAGTCGGGGTTTACGCGCCCAACACTCCTCCAGTCAGTCGCCATCCCGCAGCTCATACGCGGGTGCGATGTCGTCGGCGTCACTCCCGATGGCAGCGGGGTGACAGTGGCCTATGCCGTGCCGTCCCTGGCGGTGCTCATGAAGATCAAGGCCATGGATGCCGCCAGAGAGCACGAGCGGATGGCGAAGGCAGCAGAgtcctcgtcctcatcaTGTGGTGACGTTGTGGCGCACCCCATTGTGGTTGTCCTCTGCGCCACTCGCCAAACGGTGCTCCGGACAGCCGCGATGTACAGCAGTCTTGCTGGTGAAGACGTTCGACTCGTAGCAGCTTACCGGCCCGTGGGCAGTGACAATGAAGATTATGAGCGGATCGCCATGTGCAGGAAGGAGGGCTGCGACGTGATTGTTGCCACGCCGGCTTGCTTGACGAGGATGGTGAGCGAGGCCCATGTCGCCCTCGATCGCGTGCACGTGCTGGCAGTAGAGAAAGCGAACCATCTCTTGGTGGTGAACCCTACTCCGGACGGCCGCACAGCGATGCAGTACGTTGAGGACATAATGCGCGCCGTGAAGGGAAATGGCGTGGCGCATCAGTTTTCCCTGTGGTGCGCTGAGCTGGAGCCGCCCATCGAAACCCTCGTGCGCAAGTACATGTCGCCACTCACCGGGACGGTGATGGTGACGCGCGAGGAGCACACGAACGTGAATGTGCGTCAGATCTTGTACCCGCTGTCAAGCCGCGATGACCGTATCACAGCTATCCAGAAGCTGTACGATCAGGGCATCATCGTGAAGCGCGACCAGGTGATGGTGTACTGCGCCTGTCGCGAGACCGTAGAGGAAGTGACGAGGGAACTGATTAAGACGCTGTCCGCCCCGTCGTCGATGGTTCGGTGTGTGCATAGCGGCCTGTGCTTTCGCAAGCGAAACGAAGTCTTCAAGGCCTTCCAGCAAGGCGACGTGCGCATTTTGGTCGGCACAGACGCAGCGATGGAGCGGCTATATGTCGAGGAGCTTGAGCACGTCATCCACTATGACCTGCCTGCTCTCACCGAGGTCTACGTGCAGCGTGTTAACCAGGTGGGCCGCTCCGGTCGTCAAGGGACGTCGCACACCTTCCTCATCCCTGGCGACGCCCACGTGCCGATCATTACAAGGTTTGTGGAGAGGCAGACGGATCATGCACTCAACGATACCATTTGCAAGATGGTCGCTGACATTGAGGCCGCGGGCGCTGAGAACAGTTGGGACGccccggtgctgcgcatgcaGAACCACGCCGTGTCGAAGACGACAAGACGTGTGCGCGGGCGGCGAGCGATACGGCAGCGGGCAGAGTCCCTCTCGGATTTCGCGTCGGCGCGGGACAAAAGCCCGGCGGGCTAG
- a CDS encoding hypothetical protein (TriTrypDB/GeneDB-style sysID: LpmP.10.0120): MSSMDMQLHTMTYATAVESGPFATEDVVSTNVHPTHNHDATTTALGAHSTLFNALAAVEEDEDEDGENSNDVLLRLLNEVRAVESDGDEGEVEVIDKVSDENVADPLALHHGEELAKPYIPPYTAVPRGGAAMIAGGFTVKGNASYSSATSLLPPPPPPPPAYSTPSMGPRSSYANCYSGIPHLSTTPGSKPPPPSFAEAMATTHGTPASLVSLSVPSQECSPLLASYVPPMPAAPQETVLLRNSNGVFLLHPISKPTPPYTPPAGSTSPPVSPLPRYSLPPAAASTLNTSAANNFLGSSIVQGCARASSTTEPPHYAPYGPAGGSPYLGTALSYSHGVGSIRGTPSFGAAPPPYATGAPRGPAAR, encoded by the coding sequence aTGAGCAGCATGGATATGCAGCTGCATACCATGACGTACGCTACTGCCGTGGAATCGGGCCCCTTCGCCACCGAGGACGTCGTATCAACGAACGTCCACCCGACCCACAACCACGAcgccaccactaccgctCTTGGCGCCCACTCCACTTTGTTCAACGCGCTAGCTGCGGtagaggaagacgaggacgaggacggggagaacagcaacgacgtgctgctgcgtctgctgAACGAAGTCAGGGCGGTGGAAAGCGACGGTGATGAGGGCGAAGTGGAGGTAATTGACAAGGTCTCTGACGAAAATGTCGCTGACCCGCTCGCTCTCCATCACGGAGAAGAGTTGGCGAAGCCGTACATACCACCCTACACAGCAGTCCcccgcggcggtgcggccaTGATCGCCGGCGGCTTCACAGTCAAGGGCAACGCCTCGTATTCTTCCGCCACCAGCCTGctccctccgccgccgccgccgccgccagcgtaCAGCACGCCGAGTATGGGTCCGCGCAGCTCCTATGCGAACTGTTACTCAGGCATTCCGCACCTCTCCACCACACCCGGCtcgaagccgccgccgccgtccttTGCGGAAGCCATGGCAACGACGCACGGCACCCCTGCCTCACTGGTCAGTCTTTCGGTGCCTTCACAAGAGTGCTCTCCACTGCTGGCCAGCTACGTCCCACCCAtgcccgcagcgccgcaggagACGGTACTACTGCGCAACAGCAATGGCGTCTTCTTACTGCACCCCATCTCCAAGCCGACACCGCCGTACACCCCACCGGCTGGCAGCACATCTCCCCCGGTTTCCCCACTGCCGCGGTactcgctgccaccggcCGCCGCATCTACGCTGAACACTTCCGCCGCGAACAACTTCCTTGGCAGCTCCATAGTGCAGGGGTGTGCACGGGCATCCAGCACCACCGAGCCCCCGCATTACGCGCCATATGGTCCCGCCGGAGGCAGCCCGTACCTCGGCACCGCTCTTTCCTACTCGCATGGCGTGGGCTCGATACGTGGCACCCCGTCCTTCggggctgcaccgccaccgtaTGCGACTGGGGCGCCTCGAGGACCGGCGGCGCGCTGA